The sequence CACACAAACCGGAAAGCAGTGGAGACATTATACCACAATATTCGCATTATGTCCCGTTCGATTATCGGGCGTATCCTTTAAGGCTTGCATGGCAATACTTATTTAAACAAAGAATTGATGCTATTACCCCCTGATTCAGGGCATAATATTTAGAAAATAATATTTTTAAACAGGTGTGCGAATTATTTGAAAGTTAGTCGAGCCAATGATATGATTTATTAATACTAGGCGCTTGGCTGATATTCACATAATATTTGATGGAGTAGTTGCTGTGAAAAGTGTCGCGATAGGCTTAATCGGTTGTGGAGCAATTGGCTGGGAACATCTTCAGAATGCTGTCGTCTCCAAGCGGGTCAACGTGGTCGCGCTTGCAGATCTTCGCCCAGAACAAGTCCAAAAATATTCAAAAGAATTTCATGTTGAAACGACCTATCCCAACGATATTGAATTGCTTGCAGACCCCAAAGTCGAAGCAGTGATTTTAGCGGTACCCACCGGAGTTCGCGCTGAGATAGCGCTTCGAGCATTTGCGGCGGGGAAGCATGTGCTGATCGAAAAGCCGGTAGCAATGAATGCCGCCGAATTAGAGCAGATGATCGCTGCAAGAGGGAATCTCGTTTCAGCTTGCTGCTCCTCTCGATTTCGCCATCTCGAATCTGCCAATCTCATCACCTCACTAATCGCCGAAGGAGAACTCGGCGAACTGCGAACGGTTTACTGCCGTGTTATCCAATCAGCAGGTCAAGCGCCACAAGGAATTCCAGCCTTATGGCGATTGAGTAAGAAACTGAACGGCGGCGGCATCCTCGTTAATTGGGGGTGTTACGACCTCGATTAT is a genomic window of bacterium containing:
- a CDS encoding Gfo/Idh/MocA family oxidoreductase → MKSVAIGLIGCGAIGWEHLQNAVVSKRVNVVALADLRPEQVQKYSKEFHVETTYPNDIELLADPKVEAVILAVPTGVRAEIALRAFAAGKHVLIEKPVAMNAAELEQMIAARGNLVSACCSSRFRHLESANLITSLIAEGELGELRTVYCRVIQSAGQAPQGIPALWRLSKKLNGGGILVNWGCYDLDYLLGITGWNLKPKQVLAQTWTLPQGMENYAAPDSDGETHVVAAIRCEDGCMIQYERAEVAGASSEQAWQLIGTKGSLHLTILPGNRSITMDFIKPGEGVFSKTIWDEQEFWSTAHGGVLEDFAQAIQEGIEPKTTLEHALIMQNLVDAIYKSSDLGEAVTID